The proteins below are encoded in one region of Neodiprion virginianus isolate iyNeoVirg1 chromosome 7, iyNeoVirg1.1, whole genome shotgun sequence:
- the LOC124308353 gene encoding calpain-B-like isoform X9: MGNDYDNDESYPIRSYEDNDDDNENEEGYSGLEFFVKKVAEIRRILPSLRNIKVLGERGSGIRAQGTVQDFNQLRQECLSNGTLFEDPEFPAQDDSIYFSRRPDRYIEWKRPMEIAHDPQLFVEGFSRFDVQQGELGDCWLIAAVANLTLHPNLFFQIVPEDQSFEDNYAGIFHFRFWQYGRWVDVVIDDRLPTSQGKLMFLHSAENNEFWSALLEKAYAKLHGSYEALKGGTTCEAMEDFTGGVTELYEMNETPPNLFNILLKAYERNSLMGCSLEPDPNVLEAETPEGLIRGHAYSITRVKYVDIMTPNQVGKIPLLRLRNPWGNEAEWNGPWSDQSPEWRFIPDHEKEELGLTFDVDGEFWMSLQDFKHHFTRLEICNLNPDSLTDSDLSAGKKKWEMSIFEGEWVRGVTAGGCRNFLETFWHNPQYRITLEYPDEDDDKCTVIVALMQKNRRAQRQMGADCLTIGFAMYRLEDPDRLPKPLDVNFFKYNASVARSPSFINLREVSCRFKLPPGVYCIVPSTFDPHEEGEFLLRVFSENQNNMEENDEQIGIGEVDDRVRDQPEPDRNEEKVREFFRKLAGDDMEVDWMELKEILDFAMRKELQNEGFSKDICRSMVAMLDTDRSGKLGFEEFKSLWNDIRNWRAVFRLYDRDGSGYLSAFELRQALNSAGYRMNNHILNVLVHRYGTKDGMIAFDDYIMCAVRLKTMIDIFRERDPDKTNTATFTMEEWVEKTLYS, encoded by the exons CTCGGAGAAAGAGGCTCGGGTATCAGAGCACAAGGAACAGTTCAAGATTTTAACCAGCTGAGGCAGGAATGTTTATCGAATGGAACACTGTTCGAAGACCCCGAGTTCCCGGCACAAGATGATTCCATATATTTTTCGAGAAGACCCGACCGCTACATCGAATGGAAACGTCCAATG GAAATTGCGCACGATCCACAACTATTCGTCGAGGGGTTTTCACGGTTTGACGTACAACAGGGCGAGCTTGGTGATTGCTGGCTCATCGCAGCTGTTGCCAATCTTACACTACATCcaaatttattctttcaaattgtACCCGAAGATCAAAGCTTCGAAGACAACTATGCAGGGATATTCCATTTCAG ATTTTGGCAGTACGGAAGATGGGTGGATGTAGTCATAGACGATCGCCTGCCGACTAGTCAAGGGAAATTGATGTTTTTACATTCAGCTGAAAATAACGAGTTTTGGAGTGCACTGCTTGAGAAAGCCTACGCGAAGCTTCATGGTTCGTATGAAGCTTTAAAGGGAGGAACGACATGTGAAGCTATGGAAGACTTTACCGGAGGAGTAACAGAGCTGTACGAAATGAATGAAACACCGCCAAACTTGTTCAATATTCTACTCAAAGCTTATGAAAGAAACTCATTAATGGGTTGTTCACTGGAG CCGGATCCAAACGTATTAGAAGCTGAAACGCCAGAAGGTTTAATCAGGGGACATGCCTATAGTATTACACGAGTCAAGTATGTTGATATCATGACGCCAAATCAAGTAGGAAAAATTCctttattgagattgaggaACCCATGGGGTAACGAGGCTGAATGGAACGGACCTTGGAGTGATCA ATCACCTGAATGGAGGTTTATTCCTGATCATGAGAAAGAGGAACTGGGATTAACGTTCGATGTAGATGGTGAATTTTGGATGTCTTTACAAGATTTCAAGCATCACTTCACACGGCTTGAGATCTGTAACTTGAATCCGGACTCTTTAACAGACAGTGATCTCAGcgctggtaaaaaaaaatgggaaatgaGCATATTTGAAGGGGAATGGGTACGCGGAGTAACAGCTGGTGGATGCCGTAACTTTTTAG AAACCTTTTGGCACAACCCCCAGTATCGTATAACATTAGAATACCCGGATGAAGATGATGACAAATGCACGGTTATCGTAGCATTGATGCAAAAAAATCGTAGGGCACAAAGACAGATGGGTGCTGATTGTCTGACAATTGGCTTTGCCATGTATCGT CTGGAAGATCCCGACAGATTACCAAAGCCGTTAGATGTTAATTTCTTCAAGTACAACGCCTCGGTAGCTCGATCTCCGTCATTCATTAACCTTCGTGAAGTTAGCTGCCGATTCAAGTTGCCGCCTGGTGTTTACTGCATTGTTCCCAGTACTTTTGATCCGCATGAAGAAGGCGAATTCTTATTGAGagtattttctgaaaatcagAACAACATGGA GGAAAATGATGAACAAATTGGTATCGGCGAAGTCGATGATAGG GTAAGAGATCAGCCTGAGCCTGATAGAAACGAGGAAAAAGTACGAGAGTTCTTCAGAAAACTTGCCGGTGATGATATGGAAGTCGATTGGATGGAACTGAAAGAAATCTTGGACTTCGCTATGCGCAAAG AATTGCAAAACGAAGGTTTCAGTAAAGATATATGCCGTAGTATGGTTGCCATGCTGGATACAGATCGTTCCGGTAAACTAGGATTTGAAGAGTTCAAATCACTTTGGAATGACATTAGAAATTGGAGG GCTGTATTCAGATTATACGATAGAGATGGTTCTGGATACTTGAGCGCGTTCGAGCTTAGACAAGCTTTAAATAGCGCCGGCTATCGCATGAATAATCATATTTTGAACGTACTTGTACATCGTTACGGAACGAAGGATGGAATGATCGCATTCGACGACTACATCATGTGCGCTGTACGTCTAAAGACGATGATTG ATATATTCAGAGAACGCGATCCAGATAAGACAAACACTGCTACTTTTACAATGGAAGAATGGGTTGAGAAGACATTGTATTCGTAA
- the LOC124308353 gene encoding calpain-A-like isoform X10, which translates to MEIAHDPQLFVEGFSRFDVQQGELGDCWLIAAVANLTLHPNLFFQIVPEDQSFEDNYAGIFHFRFWQYGRWVDVVIDDRLPTSQGKLMFLHSAENNEFWSALLEKAYAKLHGSYEALKGGTTCEAMEDFTGGVTELYEMNETPPNLFNILLKAYERNSLMGCSLEPDPNVLEAETPEGLIRGHAYSITRVKYVDIMTPNQVGKIPLLRLRNPWGNEAEWNGPWSDQSPEWRFIPDHEKEELGLTFDVDGEFWMSLQDFKHHFTRLEICNLNPDSLTDSDLSAGKKKWEMSIFEGEWVRGVTAGGCRNFLETFWHNPQYRITLEYPDEDDDKCTVIVALMQKNRRAQRQMGADCLTIGFAMYRLEDPDRLPKPLDVNFFKYNASVARSPSFINLREVSCRFKLPPGVYCIVPSTFDPHEEGEFLLRVFSENQNNMEENDEQIGIGEVDDRVNNHGKERPEGQEDTVRDQPEPDRNEEKVREFFRKLAGDDMEVDWMELKEILDFAMRKELPSSARRSEARAPEITPGEGSIVDTLISLLCGLVCNNEQYNKPVELQNEGFSKDICRSMVAMLDTDRSGKLGFEEFKSLWNDIRNWRAVFRLYDRDGSGYLSAFELRQALNSAGYRMNNHILNVLVHRYGTKDGMIAFDDYIMCAVRLKTMIDIFRERDPDKTNTATFTMEEWVEKTLYS; encoded by the exons ATG GAAATTGCGCACGATCCACAACTATTCGTCGAGGGGTTTTCACGGTTTGACGTACAACAGGGCGAGCTTGGTGATTGCTGGCTCATCGCAGCTGTTGCCAATCTTACACTACATCcaaatttattctttcaaattgtACCCGAAGATCAAAGCTTCGAAGACAACTATGCAGGGATATTCCATTTCAG ATTTTGGCAGTACGGAAGATGGGTGGATGTAGTCATAGACGATCGCCTGCCGACTAGTCAAGGGAAATTGATGTTTTTACATTCAGCTGAAAATAACGAGTTTTGGAGTGCACTGCTTGAGAAAGCCTACGCGAAGCTTCATGGTTCGTATGAAGCTTTAAAGGGAGGAACGACATGTGAAGCTATGGAAGACTTTACCGGAGGAGTAACAGAGCTGTACGAAATGAATGAAACACCGCCAAACTTGTTCAATATTCTACTCAAAGCTTATGAAAGAAACTCATTAATGGGTTGTTCACTGGAG CCGGATCCAAACGTATTAGAAGCTGAAACGCCAGAAGGTTTAATCAGGGGACATGCCTATAGTATTACACGAGTCAAGTATGTTGATATCATGACGCCAAATCAAGTAGGAAAAATTCctttattgagattgaggaACCCATGGGGTAACGAGGCTGAATGGAACGGACCTTGGAGTGATCA ATCACCTGAATGGAGGTTTATTCCTGATCATGAGAAAGAGGAACTGGGATTAACGTTCGATGTAGATGGTGAATTTTGGATGTCTTTACAAGATTTCAAGCATCACTTCACACGGCTTGAGATCTGTAACTTGAATCCGGACTCTTTAACAGACAGTGATCTCAGcgctggtaaaaaaaaatgggaaatgaGCATATTTGAAGGGGAATGGGTACGCGGAGTAACAGCTGGTGGATGCCGTAACTTTTTAG AAACCTTTTGGCACAACCCCCAGTATCGTATAACATTAGAATACCCGGATGAAGATGATGACAAATGCACGGTTATCGTAGCATTGATGCAAAAAAATCGTAGGGCACAAAGACAGATGGGTGCTGATTGTCTGACAATTGGCTTTGCCATGTATCGT CTGGAAGATCCCGACAGATTACCAAAGCCGTTAGATGTTAATTTCTTCAAGTACAACGCCTCGGTAGCTCGATCTCCGTCATTCATTAACCTTCGTGAAGTTAGCTGCCGATTCAAGTTGCCGCCTGGTGTTTACTGCATTGTTCCCAGTACTTTTGATCCGCATGAAGAAGGCGAATTCTTATTGAGagtattttctgaaaatcagAACAACATGGA GGAAAATGATGAACAAATTGGTATCGGCGAAGTCGATGATAGG GTCAATAACCATGGTAAAGAAAGGCCAGAAGGGCAAGAAGATACA GTAAGAGATCAGCCTGAGCCTGATAGAAACGAGGAAAAAGTACGAGAGTTCTTCAGAAAACTTGCCGGTGATGATATGGAAGTCGATTGGATGGAACTGAAAGAAATCTTGGACTTCGCTATGCGCAAAG AGCTACCATCATCTGCTCGACGTAGCGAGGCTCGAGCCCCAGAAATCACCCCAGGAGAAGGGTCCATTGTCGACACGCTCATCTCGTTACTCTGTGGTCTTGTTTGTAATAACGAGCAATACAATAAACCTGTAG AATTGCAAAACGAAGGTTTCAGTAAAGATATATGCCGTAGTATGGTTGCCATGCTGGATACAGATCGTTCCGGTAAACTAGGATTTGAAGAGTTCAAATCACTTTGGAATGACATTAGAAATTGGAGG GCTGTATTCAGATTATACGATAGAGATGGTTCTGGATACTTGAGCGCGTTCGAGCTTAGACAAGCTTTAAATAGCGCCGGCTATCGCATGAATAATCATATTTTGAACGTACTTGTACATCGTTACGGAACGAAGGATGGAATGATCGCATTCGACGACTACATCATGTGCGCTGTACGTCTAAAGACGATGATTG ATATATTCAGAGAACGCGATCCAGATAAGACAAACACTGCTACTTTTACAATGGAAGAATGGGTTGAGAAGACATTGTATTCGTAA